ACGCGCGTAAAGCGTGATGCTGAACAACGTGCCCATGTGCGGCTCGTTGAATTCAAAACGCGCCAGCGCCTCGCTGTCTTTTACCGAGTGACAACCCGCCAACAGCAGCGCAACCATTCCGCAAAAAAATAATCCCGCCAATCTTCTCAAATGATTTGTGCCTCCATGAATTTGCGTGCGCACATATTTAAAATAAAACACCGGCGGGCAATCTGCGCCGCCGGCGCTTTCGCGAAATAAAATAATCTTCTAAACGATTAAACCACTTTCTTCAGCCACTCTGGATCGCCCGGAATTGGCATCGGATAAAGCCCGTCCGGCCCGACCGCCGCCTTCGGAATCGCGTCCCACGAATATTCGCTCGGCGCCAGATTCACTTCCGAATTCAACGCTTCTTCCCACGTGATTTCCCGGCCCGAATACGTCGCCATGCGGCCCATGATCGCGGTCAGGGTGCTGTTCGCGCCGTAGATGATCAGTTCGTTATAAGGCGTGTTGTTGCGGATCGCGGCGAAGAGATCGTCGTGCTCGACTTGATACGGCGAAATGTGCGAGGTCTTGCCGTCCTTGAATTGCCACGCGTTATCTCCCTTGATGATGAAATCGCGGCCATCCTGAAGATCCGCGGTGCCCTTCGTGCCCACCGCGTGTTCAGAAACCGCGTCCCAGCAACCCTGCATGTGCCGGCATTGGCTGAACATCCGCGAACCGTCCGCAAATTGATACTCCACCGCGTGATGATCAAAAATTTCTCCGTTGTCCGCGACGCGTTTGGTTTGGCAGCCGCCCATTCCCACCGCGCGAATCGGATGCGCCTGCTTGATCCAATTGCCCACGTCCAAATTATGAATGTGCTGCTCCACGATATGATCGCCGCACAGCCACGAAAAATAATACCAGTTCGTCATCTGGAATTGCATTTCGTTCATGCCGGGTTTGCGCGGGCGCAGCCACGGCCGGTTGCCATTCCAATAAACGCGCACCGTATGGATGTCGCCAATCGCGCCGTCATGCAACCGCTTCATGGCTTCGATGTATTGAATCTGGTGATGCCGCTGGAAGCCGACGCCAATCTTGAGATTTTTTTGCTTTGCGATTTCCGCCGCCGCCAGCACTTTGCGGATGCCCGGCCCATCCACTGCGACGGGTTTCTCCATGAAAATATTTTTTCCCGCCGCCACCGCCGCTTCAAAATGAATCGGGCGAAATCCCGGCGGCGTCGAGAGGATCACCAGGTCCGCAAGCGGAATCGCTTTTTGATACGCGTCGAACCCGATGAACTGGCGGTCTTCCGGCACGTCCACGCGGTCGGGATGCGCCTTCTTCAAATTCTCCAGGCTCGATTTCAAACGGTCGTCGAAAGCATCCGCCATCGCGACGAGTTTCACATTCCCCTTCGTGCTCAACGCCTGCGCCGCCGCGCCCGAACCGCGGCCGCCGCAACCAATCAGCGCGATCTTGATCGTGTCGTCCGACGCCGATTGCGCCGACGCGCTGCCGAGCAACGCACTGCCCACCACCGCCGCCGAAGTGGTTTTGAGAAAACTGCGGCGATTTAATTGCGATTCAAATGAGGACTGATTTGTTTCGTTCATATAATTATATTTGTAAATGTGGCCAACGAATCTCGACGGCGCGCTCATGGGTTCGCTGGCAAACGTATTCTTCCCCATCCCAACTGACAATCCCAAAAGCTAATTCCTATGACGTCAAATGCGCATCCATGTTGCCCACCGCACAGTAGGGCTGCGCTGCCGCGCAGCCGTCCAAGTCCCGCAGGGACGACAGATATTAGCCCAGCAATTTATTGCTGGGTTCCCATCCGTCGTAATTCAAGTCCCGCCAGGGACGAAAGGATTTTCCTCTTGGAACCAAACCTCATCCACTCGCCCACCGCTTCTCATTAACCCTCAACTTTCAGTTGAGGGAATCCTCGTAGAAACCACTCATTTCTATATCGAGCGAAGCGAAGCGATCCCAGGCGAGCATCATCTTATCCACCCGCGCGAATCCAGTTGCCTTCACTAATCACGAAACCTTCCGACCAAACTTCCCCGCTGAAACCTTGAAATTTGTTCCCCTTCCCCCAGTGGCCGTGCGCAAGCACCTTACAAATTTGTAATGTTCGGGAAAGGTTCCTGACACCCACCCGTGCGAACCTCTCTTCAGTAGCAGTAAACAAATTTTAAAAATTCAACCAAATCAATAACCAGAAAATATGAAAGAAATATTTAACAAACCCGCTCACCGCAGCGGTGCGGCCCTTGTCGTGGGAGCGCTGATCGTCACTCTCTCCTGCGCCGCGACGAGCCGCTTCGTCAAAGCCGAAGACAGCCCCCGTGTCACTCCCGTTACCTTGACCATCAACGACGCCCCCATCTCCCACGGCGGCCTGAACACCACCAGCTTCGCGCCGATGGTCAAGCAAGTCGCCCAGAGCGTCGTGAAAGTTACCGTCAGCGCCAAGTCTCGCGGGATGGACGGCCAGGATTCTTCGCCCATGAACAACGACGACCTCCTTCGCCGTTTCTTTGGTGATCAATTCGCCAATCCACGCGGCCAGCAACACAGCCGCAACAATAACACCTCCCGCACGCCGCACGAATACGGCCTCGGCTCCGGTGTCATTGTGAACAAGGACGGCTATATCCTCACCAACAACCACGTCGTGGACGGCGCGGATGTCATCAAGGTCACTTTGAACGATGGCCGCGAATTCACCGCCAAAGTCATCGGACGCGATCCCAAAACGGACATCGCCGTTGTAAAAATTGACGCGAAGAATCTTCCCTTCATCACCATTGCCGACAGCGATAAAATTGACGTCGGCGATCTTTGCCTCGCCATTGGAAATCCTTACGGCATCGGCCAGACCGTGACGATGGGCATCATCAGCGCCAAGGGCCGCGGCAATGTGGACGTCGGCACTGACTACGAAGACTTCATCCAAACCGATGCCGCCATCAACCCGGGTAACTCCGGCGGCGCGCTCGTGGATGCGGATGGACGCCTCGTCGGCATCAACACCGCCATCCTCAGCCGCAGCGGCGGTTATCAGGGAATCGGTTTTGCCGTTCCCATCAATATGGCGAAGAACGTCATGGAAAGTTTGATCGCGCACGGCAAAGTCATTCGCGGCTTCCTCGGTGTGAGCATCCAGGACGTCACGCCCGAACTCGCGCAGGAATTCAAACTGCCGAATAATCAGGGCGCGCTCGTCGGCGACATCACCCCGCACAGCCCCGCTGACAAGGCCGGCATCAAGAGCGGGGACGTGATCGTGGAATTCAACGGCAAGCCCGTGACCGATAGCCGCCACTTGAAACTTGAAGTCGGCGAAACCGAGCCCGGCCAAAAAGCGTCGGTGAAACTCTATCGCGAAGGCCATGAAAAAACCTTCGAAGTCGCCGTCAAGGAATTGCCCGGCAGCGAAGAACTCGCGAGTAATGACGCCACGACTGACAATTCCAGCGACACGCTCAATGGCGTGGGCGTCTCGGACATTGATTCACAAGCCAAGGAGCAGTTGAAGTTGCCCGACAACATGAAGGGCGCGGTGGTGACCGACGTAGACCAGGACTCGGTGGCCTTTGAAGCCGGTCTTCGTCCCGGCGATGTGATTGAGGAAATCAATCACAAGCCCGTGGCCAGCGGCGACGACGCGGTGAAGCTCACGTCGCACGTGAAGGAAAAAGTTGTGCTCCTGAAAATCTGGAGCAAAGGCGCCAGCCATTATTTGGTGGTTGATGAAAGCAAGGCGGGTTGATCGAGGTTAGTTAGTAGTTGGTAGAACAGTAAAATGCACACCGCCCTCCTGACCGGAATGACAGGAGGGCGGTTTTATTTTCTCCCTACGGACCGCGGGTCTATGACCCGCAGCAAGACAAATAAGG
The DNA window shown above is from Verrucomicrobiia bacterium and carries:
- a CDS encoding DegQ family serine endoprotease, encoding MKEIFNKPAHRSGAALVVGALIVTLSCAATSRFVKAEDSPRVTPVTLTINDAPISHGGLNTTSFAPMVKQVAQSVVKVTVSAKSRGMDGQDSSPMNNDDLLRRFFGDQFANPRGQQHSRNNNTSRTPHEYGLGSGVIVNKDGYILTNNHVVDGADVIKVTLNDGREFTAKVIGRDPKTDIAVVKIDAKNLPFITIADSDKIDVGDLCLAIGNPYGIGQTVTMGIISAKGRGNVDVGTDYEDFIQTDAAINPGNSGGALVDADGRLVGINTAILSRSGGYQGIGFAVPINMAKNVMESLIAHGKVIRGFLGVSIQDVTPELAQEFKLPNNQGALVGDITPHSPADKAGIKSGDVIVEFNGKPVTDSRHLKLEVGETEPGQKASVKLYREGHEKTFEVAVKELPGSEELASNDATTDNSSDTLNGVGVSDIDSQAKEQLKLPDNMKGAVVTDVDQDSVAFEAGLRPGDVIEEINHKPVASGDDAVKLTSHVKEKVVLLKIWSKGASHYLVVDESKAG
- a CDS encoding Gfo/Idh/MocA family oxidoreductase — translated: MNETNQSSFESQLNRRSFLKTTSAAVVGSALLGSASAQSASDDTIKIALIGCGGRGSGAAAQALSTKGNVKLVAMADAFDDRLKSSLENLKKAHPDRVDVPEDRQFIGFDAYQKAIPLADLVILSTPPGFRPIHFEAAVAAGKNIFMEKPVAVDGPGIRKVLAAAEIAKQKNLKIGVGFQRHHQIQYIEAMKRLHDGAIGDIHTVRVYWNGNRPWLRPRKPGMNEMQFQMTNWYYFSWLCGDHIVEQHIHNLDVGNWIKQAHPIRAVGMGGCQTKRVADNGEIFDHHAVEYQFADGSRMFSQCRHMQGCWDAVSEHAVGTKGTADLQDGRDFIIKGDNAWQFKDGKTSHISPYQVEHDDLFAAIRNNTPYNELIIYGANSTLTAIMGRMATYSGREITWEEALNSEVNLAPSEYSWDAIPKAAVGPDGLYPMPIPGDPEWLKKVV